The genomic DNA CGGCCCACGCCGGCTTGCCCCAGCCCTCGACGTCCACCTCGACCAGCTCCGTGTCCCCCACGACGGCGGCGACCTGCTCGCCTTTGAGACGGTGATAATCAGCCAGGTCCGCGCGGGTGGCCACGCCGAGGGCGCGGCCCGCCTGGGCGACCAGCCGGCGCAGGCACTCCTCGTCCGTCAGGTCGTCGTGGAACAGGGCGTCAGGCACGGCGCGCTCCGCCAGGTCGTACACCCGCTTCCAGCCGCGCCGGGCCGTGACGACCACCTCGCCGGCGTCGAGCAGCGTCTCCACCGCGATCTTCGTCTCCGACCAGTCCCACCACGGGCCGCCCTTCTTCGCCCCGCCCAGGTCCGTGGAGGTCAGCGGGCCGTCGGCGCGCAGCCGGTCCACGACGGCGGCGCGGGAGCCCTCCGGGTCCTGCAGATAGTGCCAGCGGTAGCCGCGGGCGCGGCGGTCCCGGCGGCGGAAGGCGAACAGCGGCCACTCCTCGATGGGCAGGATGCACGCCGCGTGCGACCAGTACTCGAACGCGGCCGTCCCCGACCAGTACGCCGACTCCACGGCCTCGCGGCCGACGGCGCCCAGGCGCGCGTACGGCACCAGCTCGTGCGACCGGGCGAGCACCGAGATCGTGTCCAACTGCACCGCGCCCAGCCGCCGCAGCACCCCGCGGGCACCGGCGCGGCGGTCGGGCGCGCCGAGCAGCCCCTGGGCGCGCAGGGCGATACGGCGGGCGTCGTCGGCGGAGAGAGACACGTTCGCGGTCATGCCGGCGAGCGTAGAGCCTGCCTCTGACAACCCGGCCCGAAGCCCTGTCCGGCGTCCGGCCTGCGCCACCGCCCGGTCCCGCTCTCGCCGCCCCGCCTGCCCCGGCGCCCGGCCTGCGGGTCAGCCCGCCGTCCGCGCCGGGTACGTCGCACGCGCCCCGTACGGCACCTGCGGGGCCAGGCCCAGGTCCGAGGGCAGCAGCGAAGCCACCCAGGCGTCCCGCCGCACGCCCCGGTGGATGAGCCGCGAGCGCAGCACGCCCTCCATCGTGAAGCCGGCCTTGCGTGCCACCGACCGCGACCCCTCGTTCCCCACCTGCGCCAGCCACTCCAGCCGGTCCGCGCCCAGCTCCGTGAACGCCCAGCGGGCCAGCGCCGCGACCGCCTCGCCCGCATACCCCTGCCCGCGGTGTCCGGGGGCGGTCCAGAAGCCGACCGAGCGGACCCGCTCCTCCGGCCCGGCGGCCCGCCCGACGCCCGCCGAGCCCACCAGCGCGCCGCTCTCCAGGTCGGTGAGGACCAGGTCGTACTGCCGGTCCTCGCGCCAGCCGGCGGGGATGATCTTCAGTACGTACTCCTCCGCGTGCTCCCGCTCGTACGGCGACGGGACCGGCAGCCAGCGCTGGATGCCGGGGTCCTGGCAGGCGGCCAGGACGGCGTCGATGTCACCGGGCTCCGCGGGGCGGAGCAGCAGGCGCTCGGTGACCAGCGTGATCGGGTCCATGAAGAAGATTGTCCGCTTCCCCGGCGGGCCGCGCCAGCAGCACAGTTGGACACCCCGTGCGCTTTCGGACACCCACGGCTACGGCTGCGGCTACCGCTACGGCGCCGGCAGATACGGCAGCCGCGACTCCAGCCCGAGGTCCGAGGGCAGCAGCGACGCCACCCAGGCGTCGCGCCGCGTGCCGTGGTTGACGAACCACGAGCGCAGCGTGCCCTCCATCGTGAACCCCGCCCCCAGCGCCACCGCCCGCGACGGCTGGTTGCCCACCTCGGCGAACCACTCCACCCGGTCGATGCCGACCTCCGTGAACGCCCACCGCACCACGGCCGCCACCGCCTCCGCCGTGTACCCCCGCCGCCGCTGCTCCGGCGCCGTCCAGTACCCCAGCTCCGCGACCCGCTCCGCGTGCCGCGACGGCGTGAAGCCGACGAGCCCCATCGAGCCCACCAGCGCCCCGCCGTCGCGGGTGAAGACGCCGAAGTTGTACATGGTGTCCTCGCGCCAGCCCGAGGGGCTGACCTTGAGGACGAAGTCCTCGGCGTGCCCGCGCCCGTACGGCGACGGTACGCGCGTCCAGCGCTGCACGTCCGGGTCCTGGCAGGCGGCCAGGACGGCGTCGATGTCGCCGGCTTCCATGGGCCGCAGCAGCAGCCGGTCGGTGTCGAGTGTGACGGGTTCCATCCACGGATTCTCCGCCCGCGCCCCCCGCCCCGCCACGGCTTTTCCGCCCCGCCACCCCCGCGTGCACACCCCCGTCACGGCGGCCCGGCGCGGCCTTTGCGGCACTTTCCGCGGGGTTCGGGCGTTGACACGTACGGTGACGGCACCTAACGTCCGTGGGCTGGACCTCCCGGGGCGCCCGCGTCCTCGCATACGATGGCCGGTGCGGCCGTGGGCTCCGCGAGGCCCGAGAGGAGCCCCAGAGGACAGGGGCCGCACCAGCGCACCCGACCGTGCCAGGCCCGACCGGCAAGGAGCCAGCCCAAAGTGTCCGTCTTCGGAAAGATCATGCGCGCAGGCGAAGGAAAGATCCTGCGCAAGCTCAACCGCATTGCGGACCAGGTCAACTCCATCGAAGAGGACTTCACCGACCTCTCCGATGCCGAGCTGCGCGCACTGACCGAGGAATACAAGCAGCGCTACGAGGACGGCGAGTCCCTCGACGACATCCTGCCCGAGGCGTTCGCCACCGTGCGCGAAGCGGCCCACCGCATCCTCGGCGAGCGGCACTACGACGTCCAGATCATGGGCGGCGCGGCGCTGCACGAGGGCTACGTGGCCGAGATGAAGACCGGCGAGGGCAAGACCCTGGTCGGCACCCTGCCCGCGTATCTGAACGCGATCTCCGGCAAGGGCGTGCACATCGTCACGGTCAACGACTACCTCGCCCAGCGCGACTCCGAGTGGATGGGCCGCGTCCACCGCTTCCTGGGCCTGTCGGTCGGCTGCATCCTCGCCAACATGCCGCCGGCGCAGCGCCGCGAGCAGTACAAGTGCGACATCACCTACGGGACGAACAACGAGTTCGGCTTCGACTACCTCCGCGACAACATGGCGTGGTCGAAGGACGAGCTGGTGCAGCGCGGCCACAACTTCGCGATCGTCGACGAGGTCGACTCCATCCTCATCGACGAGGCCCGTACGCCGCTGATCATCTCCGGCCCCGCCGACCAGGCCACCAAGTGGTACGCCGACTTCGCCAAGCTCGTCACCCGGCTGGCCAAGGGCGAGCCCGGCGACCCGCGCCTGGGCAAGCAGGAGACCGGCGACTACGACGTGGACGAGAAGAAGCGGACCGTCGCCATCCATGAGGCGGGCGTCGCCAAGGTGGAGAACTACCTGGGCATCGACAACCTCTACGAGTCCGTGAACACCCCCCTGGTCGGCTATCTGAACAACGCCATCAAGGCCAAGGAGCTGTTCAAGAAGGACAAGGACTACGTCGTCATGAACGGCGAAGTCATGATCGTCGACGAGCACACGGGCCGTATCCTCGCGGGACGCCGCTACAACGAGGGCATGCACCAGGCGATCGAGGCCAAAGAGGGCGTCGACATCAAGGACGAGAACCAGACGCTCGCCACGATCACCCTGCAGAACTTCTTCCGCCTCTACAAGCGCCACGACCGCGACGGCAAGGAAGAGCCCGGCCTGGCCGGCATGACCGGTACGGCCATGACCGAGGCCGCCGAGTTCCAGCAGATCTACAAGCTCGGCGTGGTGCCCATCCCCACCAACCGGCCGCTGGCGCGCATGGACCAGTCCGACCTGATCTACCGGACCGAAGAGGCGAAGTTCGACGCCGTCGTCGACGACATCGAGGAGAAGTACAAGAAGGGCCAGCCGGTGCTGGTCGGTACGACCTCGGTGGAGAAGTCCGAGTACCTCTCGCAGCAGCTCAGCAAGCGCGGCGTGCAGCACGAGGTGCTCAACGCCAAGCAGCACGACCGCGAGGCCATCATCGTCGCCCAGGCCGGCCGCCGGGGCGCGATCACCGTCGCCACGAACATGGCCGGCCGCGGCACCGACATCAAGCTCGGCGGCAACCCCGACGACCTCGCCGAGGCCGACCTGCGCCAGCAGGGCCTGGACCCGGTTGAGCACGCCGAGCAGTGGGCGGCGGGGCTGCCGGACGCGCTGAAGAAGGCGGAGACGGCGGTCAAGGCCGAGTACGAGGAGGTCAAGGGCCTCGGCGGGCTGTACGTGCTGGGCACCGAGCGGCACGAGTCGCGGCGTATCGACAACCAGTTGCGCGGCCGCTCCGGCCGCCAGGGCGACCCCGGCGAGTCCCGCTTCTACCTCTCCCTCGGCGACGACCTGATGCGGCTCTTCAAGGCGCAGTTGGTGGAGCGCGTCATGTCGATGGCCAACGTGCCGGACGACGTGCCGATCGAGAACAAGATGGTCACCCGCGCCATCGCCTCCGCCCAGTCGCAGGTCGAGCAGCAGAACTTCGAGACGCGCAAGAACGTCCTGAAGTACGACGAGGTCATGAACCGCCAGCGCGAGGTCATCTACGGCGAGCGCAAGCGGGTGCTGGAGGGCGAGGACCTGCACGAGCAGGTACGTCACTTCATGGACGACACCATCGACGCCTACATCCAGGCCGAGACCGTCGAGGGCTTCGCCGAGGAGTGGGACCTCGACCGGCTGTGGCGGGCCTTCAAGCAGCTCTACCCCGTCTCCGTGACGGTCGAGGAGCTGGAGGAGGCCGCGGGCGACCGGGCGGGCATCACGCCCGAGTTCATCGAGGACATGGTCAAGGAGGACGTCCGCGCGCAGTACGACAAGCGTGAGGAGCAGCTCGGCCCGGAGATCATGCGCGAGCTGGAGCGCCGGGTCGTGCTGTCGGTGCTGGACCGCAAGTGGCGTGAGCACCTCTACGAGATGGACTACCTCCAGGAGGGCATCCAACTGCGCGCGATGGCGCAGAAGGACCCGCTGGTGGAGTTCCAGCGCGAGGGCTTCGACATGTTCAACGCCATGATGGACGGCATCAAGGAGGAGTCCGTCGGCTACCTGTTCAACCTGGAGGTCCAGGTCGAGCAGCAGGTCGAGGAGGTCCCGGTGCAGGACGCGGCGCCCGCCGACGCCGCGCCGCAGGACGCGGCCCCGGCCCCGGCGATCCTCGCCAAGGGCCTCGACCAGCCGCAGCGCCCCGACCGGCTGCACTTCTCCGCCCCCACGGCGGAGGGCGGCGTCGAGGAGGGCGAACTGGCCACCGACGGCGCCCAGGCCGCCACCTCCGGCGGCCCGGGCGACGGCCGTACCCGCGCGGAGCGCCGCCGGGCCCAGAAGGGCGGCTCGAAGGGCAAGCGGCGCAAGAAGTGATGCCGTAGTACGTCACCGCACGGCGGGGCCGGTCCGGAAGGACCGGCCCCGCCGTCGTCATGCGGGGTCCCCCGTCGTCGTACGCGGCGGAGGGCTCCCTCCCGTACGCCCCAGGCCGTACCCGCGGCCGCGGGCGCGAACGCCCGCCGCCCGCAAGCCCAACAACGGGATGAGGGGCGGGCGCGGACAGCGCGCCCTGCCCCTCTCGTCCCGAGGAGGGTTCATGCGGGGAAGGGCCAGACGGGCGGGTGGCGCCACCACCGCCGCGGCCCTGGCGGCAGCGCTGACCGCAGGGCTGATCGGCCCGGCCGGAGCCCGGCCGCCGCCTTCGGCGGCGGCCGGGGAGCCGGTGCAGGTGACACGCGGCCCGAGCGGGTGGGTGACGCTGCCCACCGGTGACCGGGTACGGGCCGTTCGCGGGGACCGGGTGCTGATCGAGCGCGGCCCGGGCCGGGAGGGGATGCCGATGCGCACGTACGAGTCGGAGGGCCACACCTACGTCGTAATGAGGGACGCGGAGAAGCTGATCGCGGACGGCACGGTGGACCGCCAGCTTTTCGACGTGACGTTGCGGAGCCGGCCGGAGTACCTACGGCACGAGCGCGACGGCATCGAGTTGATCGTCGGCTACCGGGGCAGGCGCCCCACGGCGCGTGCGGAGTTGCACGGGGTGAAGGGCACCGAGGTCGGGCGCGGATTCCCGGCGATCAACGCCGAGGCGGTCACCACGCCCCATGCGGAAGCCGGCGCGGCGTGGCGGGCGCTGACCCGGGAGGCGGACGGGCCCGGCGGTGCCGGTGGAGGTGCTGGGGCCGGCGGCCGGGACCGGCCTGAAGTCGCTGGAGGTGTGGGCCTCCGCGGACGGCGGCGCGCAGTGGACGGAACTGGCCGTTGAGGACGGGATGGTGAGGATTCCGACCCCCGCGGCGGGCGGCTCCGTGTCCTTGAAGGCGAAGGCCGTGGACGAGGACGGGAACACCGTCTCGCAGACGATCACGGATGCCTATCGGGCGCGGTGATCTCCGGTACGGGACGGGGCGCCGGCCCCGTCCCGTACCCGCGGGGCCACCGGCCGTCCTTATGCGCGGTCGCGCTCCGGGCTGGGGGCCATTTCGACGGCGGCGCAGCGCCAGCGGTGGTCGGGGCCCAGTTCCAGGCGGAAGGCCAGGGCGCGGAGCCGGTCGCCCACGGCGATGCGGGCGAAGCCCTCGATGGCGTCGGGTGCGGGGCGGCAGTAGCCGCAGGCCCGCAGTTCCGGGCGGGGGCCGTCGCGCAGGGGCAGGTCGTCGGCGAACGCCGCGAGTTGGTCGTAGGCGCGGCCGGTGGTGTGGCCGAGGAGCCAGTGCATCGGCCGCTGGCCGCTGAGCGCGAGCATCAGCCGTTCGGCGAACCACTCGTGCGGGCGCAGTTCCCCCGCAGGGGGGCGCGCGGGCAGGCGGCCGGGGCGGCGGGTGTCGCGCCGGTTCGGCGGGGCGGTACGGCCGCGGGGCCGCCGGGGTTTCCCCCGCGGTGGCCGGCGGGCGGGGCTCCGGCGGTGTGCCGCGCCGAACGCCGCGCCGTGCGGAGAGTCGTACGGCGGCCCCTGTGCCGGTTCGTGTGGCCGGCCGGCCGCGGCGTCCCCGGCCCGTTCGTCCCCGGCCCGTTCGTGCCCGGTTCCCGTGCCGGCGGCCGGCTCGTTCCGCTCCGGCCCGCCTTCCGGCCGGGTGCGTGTGGTCGTCACGCTGTCACCCCCGTGATGCGTGTGGTTCGCGATGCACGAAGGTCTACCGGCGACCCTCACCACCCCGCAACGCCCGCCGCCCCCTCGTCCGGCCGCCGGAGAATTCACCCCTCCAGGTGACGCACCCGCTCCGGCGCCCGCCCGCCGGCCCGTCACGCCTGCGACGGGCCTCGCACACGGTGCCGTCGCCGCGGGCCCGGCCGGCCCACTCGGACGGGGGACCGCCGCCGTATAGTTCGCTCATGCGCGTGTACGTACCCATGACCCCGGCCGGCCTGGCGCGGGCGCACGAGGCCGGTGAGCTGGGCCCGGCGCCGCTGGTTGCCTACGCCGTGACCCCGGCGCTGCGCGAGTGGTACGTCTCGGACAACCTCGAAGAGCTGGAGTACGCGGCCCTCACCCGCGCGGCCCAGGCGTCGCTGCGGCTGCTGGCGATCGCCCCCGCCCCCGGTGCCCCGCCGCGCCGGGTCGTGGTCGCGGTGGAGCTGCCCGAGGGCGCCGCGGCGGCCGACCCCGATCGGGGGATGGACCCGGCCGCGATCGGCGAGGTACGGGTCGCGGCGGCCGTGCCGCTGAAGCTGGCGGCGGCGGTGCACGTGGACGCGGACGACGCGGCGGCGGACGTCGCGGCGGCCGTGGCCGCGCTGGGCGCCGCGGACGCCGGGGACGACGACGCACGGTTCACGGTCGACGGTGCGGAGGACCACGAGCTGCTCTGGTACGGCGTACAGGAGATCGAGAACCTGGTCGGCTGAGCCGCCGGGCCGCGCCGGCGCCGCCGGAGCGGC from Streptomyces sp. CMB-StM0423 includes the following:
- a CDS encoding winged helix-turn-helix domain-containing protein, which encodes MTANVSLSADDARRIALRAQGLLGAPDRRAGARGVLRRLGAVQLDTISVLARSHELVPYARLGAVGREAVESAYWSGTAAFEYWSHAACILPIEEWPLFAFRRRDRRARGYRWHYLQDPEGSRAAVVDRLRADGPLTSTDLGGAKKGGPWWDWSETKIAVETLLDAGEVVVTARRGWKRVYDLAERAVPDALFHDDLTDEECLRRLVAQAGRALGVATRADLADYHRLKGEQVAAVVGDTELVEVDVEGWGKPAWADPEALADAPRGRHRTTLLSPFDSLIWDRPRTERIFGLTHRLEAYVPKPQRIHGYFAMPVLAGGRLVGRVDPGREGNTLVARQVTLGADRPNGVTPAKAVEPTAAALAEAASWIGAQSVRVERVSPPELHTPLARAAEKAVAAG
- a CDS encoding GNAT family N-acetyltransferase; translated protein: MDPITLVTERLLLRPAEPGDIDAVLAACQDPGIQRWLPVPSPYEREHAEEYVLKIIPAGWREDRQYDLVLTDLESGALVGSAGVGRAAGPEERVRSVGFWTAPGHRGQGYAGEAVAALARWAFTELGADRLEWLAQVGNEGSRSVARKAGFTMEGVLRSRLIHRGVRRDAWVASLLPSDLGLAPQVPYGARATYPARTAG
- a CDS encoding Rv3235 family protein; the encoded protein is MTTTRTRPEGGPERNEPAAGTGTGHERAGDERAGDAAAGRPHEPAQGPPYDSPHGAAFGAAHRRSPARRPPRGKPRRPRGRTAPPNRRDTRRPGRLPARPPAGELRPHEWFAERLMLALSGQRPMHWLLGHTTGRAYDQLAAFADDLPLRDGPRPELRACGYCRPAPDAIEGFARIAVGDRLRALAFRLELGPDHRWRCAAVEMAPSPERDRA
- the secA gene encoding preprotein translocase subunit SecA, whose amino-acid sequence is MSVFGKIMRAGEGKILRKLNRIADQVNSIEEDFTDLSDAELRALTEEYKQRYEDGESLDDILPEAFATVREAAHRILGERHYDVQIMGGAALHEGYVAEMKTGEGKTLVGTLPAYLNAISGKGVHIVTVNDYLAQRDSEWMGRVHRFLGLSVGCILANMPPAQRREQYKCDITYGTNNEFGFDYLRDNMAWSKDELVQRGHNFAIVDEVDSILIDEARTPLIISGPADQATKWYADFAKLVTRLAKGEPGDPRLGKQETGDYDVDEKKRTVAIHEAGVAKVENYLGIDNLYESVNTPLVGYLNNAIKAKELFKKDKDYVVMNGEVMIVDEHTGRILAGRRYNEGMHQAIEAKEGVDIKDENQTLATITLQNFFRLYKRHDRDGKEEPGLAGMTGTAMTEAAEFQQIYKLGVVPIPTNRPLARMDQSDLIYRTEEAKFDAVVDDIEEKYKKGQPVLVGTTSVEKSEYLSQQLSKRGVQHEVLNAKQHDREAIIVAQAGRRGAITVATNMAGRGTDIKLGGNPDDLAEADLRQQGLDPVEHAEQWAAGLPDALKKAETAVKAEYEEVKGLGGLYVLGTERHESRRIDNQLRGRSGRQGDPGESRFYLSLGDDLMRLFKAQLVERVMSMANVPDDVPIENKMVTRAIASAQSQVEQQNFETRKNVLKYDEVMNRQREVIYGERKRVLEGEDLHEQVRHFMDDTIDAYIQAETVEGFAEEWDLDRLWRAFKQLYPVSVTVEELEEAAGDRAGITPEFIEDMVKEDVRAQYDKREEQLGPEIMRELERRVVLSVLDRKWREHLYEMDYLQEGIQLRAMAQKDPLVEFQREGFDMFNAMMDGIKEESVGYLFNLEVQVEQQVEEVPVQDAAPADAAPQDAAPAPAILAKGLDQPQRPDRLHFSAPTAEGGVEEGELATDGAQAATSGGPGDGRTRAERRRAQKGGSKGKRRKK
- a CDS encoding GNAT family N-acetyltransferase produces the protein MEPVTLDTDRLLLRPMEAGDIDAVLAACQDPDVQRWTRVPSPYGRGHAEDFVLKVSPSGWREDTMYNFGVFTRDGGALVGSMGLVGFTPSRHAERVAELGYWTAPEQRRRGYTAEAVAAVVRWAFTEVGIDRVEWFAEVGNQPSRAVALGAGFTMEGTLRSWFVNHGTRRDAWVASLLPSDLGLESRLPYLPAP
- a CDS encoding DUF6912 family protein — encoded protein: MRVYVPMTPAGLARAHEAGELGPAPLVAYAVTPALREWYVSDNLEELEYAALTRAAQASLRLLAIAPAPGAPPRRVVVAVELPEGAAAADPDRGMDPAAIGEVRVAAAVPLKLAAAVHVDADDAAADVAAAVAALGAADAGDDDARFTVDGAEDHELLWYGVQEIENLVG